ATACATTCACAAATATGCACACACAAATGCGCTTATACGAGCAAGCACGAGACAAACATatcacgaacacacacacacacacagacacacacacacacacacacatacagtatcATATACTATAAGGTGAGACGTTGACACCCTGCCTTTGTTTACCTTTCTATGGGATCCTGTTATATAATGCTCTGTCTCAACCCTGTTATGTAACGTTCTCTACTCAATTCCGCATGACTGATGATTTCACCAAACTATGACCTCCAAGTAAACAACTCAACAAACTATCTGCTACACACGTTTGACAACATACTCACAAAATATCGATTATGGGAAACAACATTTACTTCACGTACATATCTATGTTCTTTTTTCCACAATTCACAGACTGTGCAATTATATTTGACATTCTAGAATTTATGGTGTGTACTAGATCAAGAAAAAGATAATGCAAGATCACATAACTTGTTGTAATGGCTAATATGTTTTCCGTAAACTTCAGAGATGGAGTATTCATGTGACCGTATGTCATTAGACACCAGAACAAAGTACTCTTATTTGAATTGGTTAGtcaaaaatgatatcaaatgATTCGACCTTGGTTTGGAACACACTGCACACGTGACAACGGTGGGAAAGGTGAGCTGAAATTAGTGACCCTTTCCGGTCAAAACTTGACGAACGAGCTGACAGCCTTGGGCTCCTACTAACCAAGGGCGTCAACTTCGTAACATCCAACTACAGTACACAGGGATCCACCCAGATTTAGTATACTAACTCTTCTGTGCAAGAAGACGAACTCTTGGATGAAAGCAGACTCATGGACAAGGTAAGGTACTTATCTGTTATCATAATTCCCTTCATTTTTGTTGAAACTCACAGAAAAGTCATGTAGCAAGATTTTAGTACCGTGTAACGTTTGCTAGTGGTGACAACTGGCATCACGTCCGTTTCAGAtagtttagttcagttcagttcgtaGTTTAGATCCTTGTCAAAACTGACGGTTAAAGCTGAGTATTTGTGTCAACTTAGTCCATACAATGTTTATAGCAAACGTTACTCCGGCAAATGTAGTGTGAGAGTTTAGCGGGGTTGTTGGCGCTGTGCAATGTGGCATAATACGAGATTGTCTGAAGTGAATCGGTGCGTAAGTAACACGCGTAGTTTAGCACTCATGTAACGTACGGGCGTAACACCTGGTTCAAAACTCAAAAGCGCCTTCTACCAGTCATAAATTACGTTTATCGATGGACTATGTTTGTGCTGTCGTTTCGTGTTACATGTCTTGTGCTCAGGGGGTAAGGTCATTCGTGGGAATTCTTATTTGACCCGAGCCTCACCTGACCTTAATCTGCACAGTATAATTATCCCCGCAAGGCAGGTTATGCTTATGCATACTGGCGCTTGTttctgtgcctgtgtgtgtgtttgtgtgtatgtatttgtacaCAGTGTGTATGTGTCTTTGGATGTGTGTGCATGCGCATATGTGTGTGTTAGTGCGCGTGTCAGTGCATTTATGTTCTTGTGTTCGTATATGCGTAAtttgttatgtgtgtgtgctgtgcgtgtgtgtgtgtgtgcgtgtattcgtttgtgtgcatgtgtatgcgtgtgtttgtgtgtgtgtttgctgaTCTTTATTGTACACTACATACTATCGCTTCTCTGCTTGCACAGTCGATCATAGAagtgaactactatccggatggtacccaggctatacaAAGAATTTCTATTAAGACGGCATTCCGCGCCTAATATGAAAAGGGTATAATGGTTTGGCTTGCTCCCTACATTGAGATCTCGGATAAGAGTTtctttaaagctaagggcacaacccgccgtacacaACTGCGCAAAAATGTGGGCAATATTTGTGGGATTCGTAAGTAATAAGTACCTcctccgtacgaaatcctaCGGAATCTAACGGATTTggaagcacgcagacacgccgcagCACTTTacgtgcatgcagaactttctctgcgttcgggttGCGGATTGACGCGCGTACCCCGTACAACGAGTggagtgagtaaggaaaccaTACGtacgcaacgaacgatgcacacAACCGCTCACGGCATGCAGACCACATACCTTaagcaaccgtgcgagtgacgtgcgctGACGTATACTCCCTCCCTGCTTTTGCCATCCCTTCCCCTCGTTTTAAGGAAAAcctggcggacgtggcctccccaaaaaacgtacggacgaAAAAAATACGTACGGCGGATTGTACCCGTATTCTATCACTCCACCAAACACAACTAACTAGGGAAATTCCATTATTCCGCAGCCACTTTATACTGCATAGAAACATTAATGAGTAGCAAATAACGCatgaacacacaaacacgcacaaacacaggcacacacactatggcatcatttccgtgtcaaaatttcgtattgaaaaaggtaccttaaagaagCGAAAATAGACGTAAGTACGTCTACgctgctttgaacaaaacgtcgttTTGGTAAGCCTAAAGGGGCCTTTTGAACGATGCCCATACGTCCCCTTTGCATAGCtttacaatttccgtgtcaaaataacgttttcTAAAAGGGTACCTTAAACAAGCGAAAATACGTGTACGATGTTTCAACAGGGACGTTAAACGTTACGGTACGTACACCCCTTCTCACTCCAACATGGTTATGCCCCACTTGATCAAGTCAACGTTACCATCTGGTACTGGGTACGTGTCACTTGAAATCGAAGCATCGTCACCCTTCCACCCCCCATACATTCCAAACATGGTTATGTCCCACTTGATCAAATCAACGTTACCATAAGCGACGCCTGGCGGACCATTAGGTACTGCGTACGTGTCACTTGAAATCGAGACCCTTCCCTCCCCCATTCCAAACATGGTTATGCCCCACTTGGAAAAGGCGGCGGAAGGTGTGCGGATAATGGAGTGCGGataaaacaatgacataacACGTTTagcacattgtacctgttgcgatttaaacaaagtcaaagtcaaagtctagCACACATGACAGGGCGACGTGATTGACAACTCTCTGGCACAAGGACGCCGGAAAGTGCCACGCGTCACGTGTGCGGTTATCATTCTGCTATTTCTTGGTGTAGGGGAAGGTGTTTTAAAGATGACAAGTGGATGGGTAAATGTTCTCAAGGGACAATCAGAAGAATAGATAAAAGGCCATAAACAGAACTTCATCAAATTCTGTGGGAAAATGAGGCAGAGAAATAAGCACCGCCCACCACCGTGAGACCTCCCGGTTTACGCGATAATGAAAATGCCGCCCACTTGTTTCAAAAACAAATAATGTTCAGCAACCGAACTCACATCACCAGTTTTAAGAGTTTGTTCCCTATACTAGCAAGAATGAAATCACGAGGTCCCCATAGACACGGAAATTGAAAGTATTGATTTTTTGTCACAAATCGGAATGTGTCTTGAAGTTGAAGCACTGGAAATAATTTGGCATCTGGGTACTGTAACATCTGAGATAAATAAGGTATGGTTACGATTGACACGCCTTATCCGATAGATCTACTGTCAGAGTAATAAATTACCTCGTCTGGTGTCGTATGTCTTTTTGTATGCCCAAAGGACATATTTCCACATTCTGGTTTATCATTACAAAacggtaaggccacagcaagaaaataatgagatagcgcgcaaaaaaaagatgcatcgggtaaaaaaaaagcaagatggttaaaatttcaaaatagagaCTATAAACActataacaagatttgaagtgacgaAACATGGGATCACAACTAGCAAGGCACTcgttcctgtattaaagaagtgaacccATCCTGCGCCTTTGGGTGCCAATCCGAAACTATTTATCACTATTTATTCGATTGCCCTTTGTTTGATAAACATAGAACGGCTTTTCGCAACAATAAATCTAATTTAACTGGCCACTTGTTTGATTTTGAAACCATTTCCGACAATCTGAAACTTTCTTTAGTCCTTAGAGGTTCGCCTACATTCAATGCTGAAATTAATTCCAAGCTTATGTTATTCACTCAAAAGTTCATTGATCTTACTTAACGTTTCTAGTCATACTGTTATATTCCATGTGTAGAATTTACTACATTTATATATTATTGAATTGTCTACTTTGTACGtggggtgggtaggggtgtttgGGGCACACACGACGTTAGTCGTTTAGTTTGTTCAAGAATTGTTTTTAATGTTCTTATACCTGTACTCATTTATCTATATGCATGTtaagtggcactgttaaaataagtctcttaacttgagtgcagtgccacttTGTCCTATCTGcttttatgttgaataaaaaaaaaaaagaagtgaactagtgtagtaaaggtgatactagtgtggtgactggtatcacttgccaagctggcaactacattaaTGGCCTCCACATTAttggcacttttacaacaatcCAAGAAGTTCACTCGCNNNNNNNNNNNNNNNNNNNNNNNNNNNNNNNNNNNNNNNNNNNNNNNNNNNNNNNNNNNNNNNNNNNNNNNNNNNNNNNNNNNNNNNNNNNNNNNNNNNNNNNNNNNNNNGTGTCAGCATCTGCAACTAAATCAGTTTACCgttccaggtagaaatgctaggctagaccatgtgaaggtaacattctgtatttgcttgcaaacattACCTTTCTAGTGTTAGAATTGTATTGAATGTATTAATATCCTACCTGTTGTCCAGAGTGACTCGATCTGCATAAACCGTGAGTGTTGCCTTGGAATCGTACCTGTCCGCCTTGGTTTCTACGTGAGTGTTTAGGTTGAATAAGAGCTAGCACCAACCTAGCTCATCTTAGCCCAAATCCTACCCTAGACGCCTATGAGCTTCGTTGCCTTGAAATATATCTATGTTGTAATGAAACTACCATGGCATGGCAAAGACAAAAAGGCCTGTTGCTTCCCatccattttgattttttttatgtttatatgTGGAAATAATTGACAATGAATCAGTTGCCTAGTTAACATTTAATCTAAAGTAAATAAACGGCCACACGGGCAGAGCAGAAATGATCATAGTAAAAGGTACATGTTTTGCGTGATAAACACAGGAATATGCTACCATAGCACAATATCAGAATTACACGTTAGTTCAAAGAAAGTCAACATTAATTTTATAAACGGTTGTGTCGTTCACTCAAATGTCTCGTTTCATACACAAGTAGCAAGGCATGTTAAGACTATGCAAGCCACTTATCTGGTAAACATCAATGCACTTATGGCACTATCTTTTTGCAAAGAAGACTTTGGACGTTTGTCTCACTCTTCCATAATAATCTTTTAAACGCACTAGTTGACGGCTTGCATACATGATACAGGACTGGATCCCATAATTTCAGATATTTGAaccaaacaaaacatttgtacatTAACGTTTCTTATCCACTGGTGATGCAAGTTACCTGACAACAACGTTCTGATTTGGGAACATGAGAACTGAATTATAACTCATATAATGTCCTGACTTATGATATAAGCTGGATAAACTGCATGTAACAATTTTTCAACTTATAAGGGTTGGAATTGGTTTGAAGAATGTACTCTTTGAGGTTGTCAATCGATTGCCATGGTACTTGGCATGATAAAATCTGGCTTATCAACATCCCCGTTAAAATGTCCCAGAACAGTTGAGAAGAGATTCCTCTCCCAGGAACCCACCCAGGAACTTCTTATCTTGTTCCCCTTCCTTCTCTCACTCTGCATGGCGCTACCTTTCTGACTATCAACACCAAAGATCTCTCTGATCTTGGAACTGTCAAAATCAGATGGAACATCCACATCAAGTTTCTGTAAAACCTTGAGGACCATTCGTTCTTTGTGTTCCAAGAGTTGGTTGAATGTAAGACACACTTGGATTCCTGAATCTTCTTGAGTGAGATCAAATGCTTTTTGCATTTGCATGATCCAAAACGTGACAAACACAAAATGCACGCCGTGTGTGACAGGACATGTGATCATGCGTGGATGTTCAACAGAAAATTTGAAGAATGGTGATTCGATCTTAAGCGTTGGAACTCGAAAGAGTACATCCAACCTGAACGTGGTGTCAAACAAGTAGCGCCAATAGCTGCCATTGAATACCAGATTGAGACAGGAGTCAAGAAAACCGGGAAGGTCTCTGTACATAAAGATTGTCTTTGCCTCTGGTGTAGCTTTCTGTAAGAGGTCAGCGATGAAAATGACCTCGCTTCGAAACTTGTAGCAGATGACTGTCTTTGACGGGTCCTGTTGTTGGAAGCAGAAGTTGAGCAGGAAGACGCTGCATCTCAGCAACATGATGATCTCTTCCCTTTCATCCGAAGTGAGGACGTCTCTCGCGCAAACATGCTGATGATAAACAATAAAGATGACCGTTATGACTTTTATCTTCATGATACTAACAGTAATAATATCACCTTGTTACCgagacaaaatatacatatctaTAAGCAATCATTTTTCGCAATGTCCCCAGACTTTACATGCGTAATCGTTCAGTGTTGCCATTGCATTGTTCATCTGTATCACCCCCATAGCTAACTCTGGCCTTTAAACGTTGGACATATTACCTTACCTCAATGATCACATGAAATACGTCAGGTTCTGAAACGGCCTGCACGTCGTTAAGAACGTCCATAGCTTTACACATCAGCGTTGAGCCACAACGTCCTAAAGCAATCATAGTATAGCACCATAAGACTCTACAGATAAACGTATAACTATTACTAACAgcactttttatttcattttatttacatATATCGTAGAATGATTTTATGTATTggttatctattttttttttttttggccaatgatacaactcattacacggatctgcctaggcagctttgggctggtagcggcagatccacagagatacagacgaacatacatcatcggtcgacgtgatcgcacatgttcgcacatgttaaCACACGACgaggttataccgccccttacggggtgacataccctttcatgcgccaggtctcccgtccgggtgaatgatgtaaatcaccgtgagccgaagctaggtactcattttcacctgaatatagtgaggaaatccgtgtaaagtgcctttcccaaggccacAAGATCGGTATATacggtaacacggcaggcggattcgaacccgcaacctctcggtcacggggcgaacacggtcccactgcgctacgcggtcccacgaaTTCCTAATGATTTATATTGACAGGTATATATGCCTTAATGATAATTTTTAACTCAATGTTACTTTTTATTCTATTTGatattaatgtacatgtatgtttgtggttACCCCCAGGGCACATCAAAAAGCGCCAAGATAAGGCGATATGTCATCCCCgttaaaatgaagaaaaaaagtctaTCGGGTTAGATAATAGTCCCGATTTCAGTGTCAAGATGGACAAGAAACAGTAAAGACCCCAATTAAATtcatgtttgaaaaacaaactagagttccacggcCTCATACCTTCGCTGAATGATGTAAGCCTTTTCGAGTGAAGTATTTTAGATGCTTCTAATTGATTATAGAAATGTgagatcatttgcataaatttcgATCATTTCCCCACGCATATAATACAAGTTATTCAAAGTGTAAAAGTCTAATCTTAGTAAAGAAGactattgtagcatttccttATAAATTATATGAACGAGGCCCTCATCTACGTCTGATAACAAATACTAtctgatgacaaatgatgatgatgatgtctgaTAAAGTTCACATTCTTTTACTGACttattagcttcgccaagaagcttatgtttttgccgacttgggtctgtatgtaggtcaacaggatataactcgagaaattgtggatggaacttttttattttttgcaggtgtgtagcggttgcttaaaggcatgcctagttcgaaaatgggttacctggcgttttcctatggtacattagcgagcttagtattttttttggtgttttttcgggaggcataagtcaaaatgtagctgggcgatttccacgatatttggcaggtctgtagcggctgtggaaaggattgccatgtgcgagaatggtttagctaccttttacctatggtgctgtagctggctttgtatgtaagtgcgtttgtctgtaagcaagataactcgagatgttcttgatggatgttaatgatatttggttgataggtaggggacacagaaaggaaggtcaagttcgataatgggcctcctggcaaattgttttggtactgcaagtgagcatcaaagtttgcgcctaaattttccagaagtgccaggttcgtgattttttactggtggatagctgttggtactaggagtcaatggtctaattttgggccccctagcagcttgtttggaattgcagtgggtgttatatttcgtaactttttagatggataactcctgaggggattgatggatattttttgtttttggtaggtaggtactttggatgattatcaacataatgagatgcaaattatataaatcactctgtatttaatataattacttagggaaacttctataacggttgaaaaatacttgtgacggagtcacctgaaaggacttgaatcgacccatagatgtctaaaaatagagaagaagtaggtcaaaggagccagtggaagcaggggatccctgataaacagacgttgtcttggaagcatgaaattctgattgaccagggatgttactaggtcatccgtgtactattccgccaggatggagtctggtagagactactggctgaaaaatgcctataaatggtcatggttcatgttagcaaaatacaaagcctgaccgtgtccaacacgtatctatagaattaagcaattaaatagcttgctgaattgatgtcaatacgacggcacacagcaaaggattcatagcagttgaaatataacatatctatatacaagtgttgcttatatctatatacagatcaacaataaaagcaacactatatcatgggaacggtaaaaatgtagtagagggaacttgacgaatatcacttgatataaagatgtagagctaatatctactagacacttcaggtgtattttcttatgatggactgcaaggaaacttggtgttccatgtgccagtaacactacatgggtctaaacaaacgaataagtactatgtaaagtcagtaatataacataattgaacaatgacggcttgtaacacatagtacttacatctgtgaactaggttaaaacaacaagtgaccaagtgctgggacaagacaaacccaacatgttgaagaacagcacttaggtcaaaagggtcaccgtcaattatccacgcattcctcaactcttaacagagatgtcatgttgtaagggaaaggtcggctagaaagaactgacatcattgcgagaaatacaaatcgccaaaggtgacaggcggctgtcatcggacagtcgcagaaatcataaccttggactctgtaaaatacctctgactaaactcgcgactgcaaaactttactttctattttcatgagattgaaacaaacgttcaccaaggcgggggtcgtagcaatccttacatatggcccttagatgacccttggtgagttaaaaagttccgtaaattggaaggaacaactgttacagtggccggggtttggtgagtgacgaatgcaattatcggcgtgacttcctgtggtttccaggtttccaagacctacccacataccaactatcacttcaatccattcagccggtcttcaatttgctggtttctacatacatacatacatacatacatacatacatacatacaaacgctacccaaaacataaccagctctccgaaagtaattatgacaacacaaaatagaacagtaacctcatacctgtacaaattgttctgattatgcaaagacattcattcacatcgccaaaacatttgctgcattatgtacaccgacagaatagactaatctactcacaatgttcataatccaaccaaccactacatgatgtgactagataacatatggacttatacacattaatcattcaaaaagaactatcttccatagaaattgtttatttggcgaagatatgtgttcgaggaactctagttactaATGCCGTAGCCTCTTTTGCAGTCTTCGAGGTCTGGCTTATGTTAGTtagggtgggggtggggggattCGCTAGTTTCACAGTTGACAAAGGTTCTCTAATGGTGGAAAATGGagtttgtcctcccttccacaaCAAACTCTCCTCCACGGTAAACTTCTTTTCTAGACAAACTTCCGTCACCGGTAAACTACACATAAAATTAGTGCTGTGGAAATTAGCTCTTACCAGTGTTGTACAGGAACATGTTCTGAACCATTGACTGAGTTCCTGTCAGAGCTTCAGCCACTTCTGGAAGCGCACTAAAGGGGAGGAGCAACAGTTCCTCTGCGTTTTCACGTTGTGCCTGAAAAACACACGAAAAAGAACGCCATACAGACTGTGAATTCATTTGGTTGATAATTATCAAATATCTTATTAACATTCGAACATGAGATCGAAGACCccaaagaaatgataaaaatcacagccgacgtttcggtgaccagAACTAGTCAGAATCGCCCTAACAAGATGACATACGGTCAACGATACGTTGGCTATGATTCGATGTCTTGGTTATGAATAAAGGACATGAAGAACTTTGCTTTGTTAACCTGTAATTGTCCCGGAGCAGGTAAAATTACTATCGGTCATTTCCATGAAAAATGCATGCTTATGCAGCTTTCAATAACTTACACATATAACAAGTATACGATTCCTACCATTTATCACATGAATGAAATATGGAAATTTcgcattaagtatgcaaatgaaacCGTATTTACAATTTGGGATATGTTAATGTTCCACTTGCCATCATTTACATATTGTATCAATTGAAAATACatgtcaaacctgcccgagcgaccacctcttctcagcgaccacctggccatttcgaccgctttttctcggtcccgatttttagGAACCAATagcgaccgcatcattttcaaattgaggttttcatcgattttttatgataactactGCGATTTTGtaccgaaatcggccagtttgcgtcggattttgactgccattacgatgttatgtaaagatggcggcggtcaatgggacAGTCTGCTGTAATATGTGAGGAAATTtctttgtaagaaaatccgaatttagttgttattacagaagtttttttaaaaatctatatcattataaagtgaacgaatgctgaagcgtatatagcctcatacttttttaaagaaagatctgtgcagcctatacctttttaagaaagatctgtgtaagTACTTTTGtctaactgtactgtacattcacccgtgggtaagtacgctattgggacataccgggcatcgaattcgaaaggtgcaccgtagttatttcagatacggcgatcaagaacaacgtatggtaactgacagcatcaaagttcccttactgtctaaaacgttagggaccgtacggcgtttactgaggggggagggccggtcgccaggggggggagggccaagcaaaaaaaaaaaatcttggggggagggccaggcaaaaaaaaattatcctggggggagggccacgctattttttttttttcaagatccaAAGATCTATAATTCCTCTATTAACTTCTCAAATATTGTGTACGTCTATTTGACGTACGTGTCGTAGTATTATATATGAAAATCCGCCGGTCATCGGAGCGAGCAGCGTGTCGGAAATTTTTGCATCCCTAAAATCCCAAATGGAATGGCCCAGAATATCCCACAATCCTCTACGCTtctgaaatcaacatggcgacAGCGAAGAAGCGGAAAATCGACGATGTTACTTTTCTTCAGAGGCGAAGCAATACCAGGGCAGCCAGCAAGATACACCCTCGATTGCGGTTGTCTTTACAACCCCTAGATGTCGATGAAACCCTGGAGAAGCTCAGCGTGATGGGTGATCGCACAAAGGACGATATCCAGAGAAGAAAGCTGTGGGCCCTTGAGAGAATACTCGACGAGCTCCGGCTTCCAGTAACTGCCAGCGACAAGTGTTCCAGTGGTTGGCTAGACTTTGATTACGCATATGCCCTTTTCTGCTCGTTCTTTGTGACATCACCTAGCGTAGAATACTTCCGCGATGTCCTTTTTCACGAAGATGTTGGACTACCGGTAGTGCTATACACGCGACCTACGGGTGAGCGGCTCGTTATTTTGAGTAACAAATGTGGATCGGCTTCTGTGGACATGGCAAACCTTTTGTCTCACATGTGTGAACAAGATGATGAAAGAGAACTCCATCAGGCCTCGACAGAAAGCCCTCTGACTGCGGATTTAGTACACCGTGTGCTGGAATCAATGACCAATGAGTACGATAGGTGGATGGCCAAACTGCTTCTGTGTACAGATAAGTCAAGGTCGGAAATCTATCAGCTGGGCATACATCCTGATAGGGCCCGCAAGCTGTTGGTCACCCTGAAAGAAAGGCTGTCTGCATGGGAGGGGAGCAAAATTGCAGCAAAGGATACCACTCACCTAAGGCTGACCAAACGGTTGGAAAATCTTGAAGAGAAAATTAAGTTGATTGAGCAGAAGATCGAACAAGTCAGTGGAAGGTGGACCGCTGAAAGGATTGGTGATCTACAGGAACAGAAGGTTATGCTGGAGGAATCCCTGGATAATGTTAAGAAACTTAAGGTATCACACACTTTACATTGTTTTTTGTGTagtatattgaaatatgtttagAGTAAATATTTTCGTGTCAGGTTGAAACAAATCCATCTAATTGAAATGTTTTGCCCTATGGGAAAATATGGTCGAACTACACATTTATGCCAATATAAACTGCTGCTAGtatattttcaaactacaaaTATTTGGCAGTTGGGTGTCATTTATATTTTACTCTGAATACTCATGGTTTGTATAATgtggcattgtttttttttatatatggcAATAGTACAGTCAGATATTGACATCTATTTCACAACATTTCCTAGGATGCAGAGACACCGTACCATAGACAGCGCCTCCAACAGGTCGTCATGCGGAAGGCAAAAGAGCTGGCAGCAGGGAACAGAATAAAACAGCGAAGTCTTGGTGCTGGTACAGAGCCCAAACTGGATTCGGAGGACGAGGAGTGGATTGCTAAGTGTATAGGTACATTGACACAATCTCTTCCTTCTGTGTGTTCTATCAGCCATGTCACAAATATTCATACCCGTAGTAAAGGCTTTAAGTTAAACTAAGAGCTATATATAGATGAGCTGCCAGATAAAATGTCCTGTTAAAGCCAACTTGTTTTGACAATGTTTGCATGTATTGTTAAGT
The sequence above is drawn from the Branchiostoma floridae strain S238N-H82 chromosome 17, Bfl_VNyyK, whole genome shotgun sequence genome and encodes:
- the LOC118404668 gene encoding uncharacterized protein LOC118404668 — protein: MARLLTVRCSSNFLKGGQDTSRASRLSDFVPVQNTPTLPGRSYSVFHADTGESVPDPIKYLKEHGAKFIVYSLDFDQRVLGLVKVQEGIDIRKAPFLYQAQRENAEELLLLPFSALPEVAEALTGTQSMVQNMFLYNTGRCGSTLMCKAMDVLNDVQAVSEPDVFHVIIEHVCARDVLTSDEREEIIMLLRCSVFLLNFCFQQQDPSKTVICYKFRSEVIFIADLLQKATPEAKTIFMYRDLPGFLDSCLNLVFNGSYWRYLFDTTFRLDVLFRVPTLKIESPFFKFSVEHPRMITCPVTHGVHFVFVTFWIMQMQKAFDLTQEDSGIQVCLTFNQLLEHKERMVLKVLQKLDVDVPSDFDSSKIREIFGVDSQKGSAMQSERRKGNKIRSSWVGSWERNLFSTVLGHFNGDVDKPDFIMPSTMAID